From the Primulina tabacum isolate GXHZ01 chromosome 3, ASM2559414v2, whole genome shotgun sequence genome, one window contains:
- the LOC142538392 gene encoding uncharacterized protein LOC142538392: MKKISICYSEHATKVSNSYCSGSSKKGFISSILTLHSIQTAVTCIYRVKASNQREFFVRLRWLDRLNNKGFAFGICDHPLSLDRISKNSRILRKSRGTEAFKSCDFAIEIYWDFSHAKFEYGPEPINRFYLVIILDSEVGLILGDMEQEILGIKERVFPTKIGESALVSRSESFSGDAVYSTRAKFCETGTWHDVLIKCFGDDGVTLRKNPVLYVYMDKKMVIEVKRLRWNFRGNQTIFLDGLLVHLMWDVHDWIFRPWLGCGVFMFRTRSELDSRLWLEEKSFEQNGFSLLISVCKNPD; encoded by the coding sequence ATGAAAAAAATATCGATTTGTTACAGTGAACATGCCACAAAAGTATCGAACTCATACTGTTCGGGCTCTTCAAAGAAGGGTTTTATTTCCTCGATCTTGACCCTGCACTCGATTCAAACCGCGGTGACATGCATTTACAGAGTCAAGGCCTCGAATCAGAGAGAGTTTTTTGTCAGATTAAGATGGTTGGATCGGTTAAACAATAAAGGCTTCGCTTTTGGCATATGTGATCACCCTTTATCTTTAGATAGGATCAGCAAGAATTCAAGAATCCTACGAAAATCCCGAGGGACGGAAGCTTTCAAATCCTGCGATTTTGCAATAGAAATCTACTGGGATTTTTCCCATGCAAAGTTCGAATATGGACCCGAGCCGATCAACCGTTTTTACTTGGTGATTATACTAGACTCGGAGGTTGGCCTGATTCTTGGAGACATGGAGCAAGAAATACTGGGAATCAAAGAACGTGTTTTCCCTACAAAAATCGGGGAATCCGCACTTGTTTCACGCAGCGAGAGCTTCTCAGGCGATGCAGTGTACTCCACCAGGGCTAAATTCTGCGAAACCGGGACGTGGCATGACGTTTTGATCAAATGTTTCGGGGACGACGGGGTGACTCTGAGGAAGAATCCGGTGCTGTACGTTTACATGGACAAGAAGATGGTGATTGAAGTGAAGAGATTGAGGTGGAACTTCAGAGGGAATCAGACGATTTTCTTGGATGGATTATTGGTGCATTTGATGTGGGATGTTCATGACTGGATATTTAGGCCGTGGTTGGGATGTGGGGTTTTCATGTTTAGGACAAGGAGTGAATTGGACAGCAGATTGTGGTTGGAGGAGAAGAGTTTCGAACAGAATGGGTTTTCGTTGCTGATTTCTGTGTGTAAGAATCCAGATTAA
- the LOC142540164 gene encoding serine/threonine-protein kinase CTR1-like encodes MGMLGRRSNYTLVSLIPEEPQYQPPISAAGGGVMVQQPSYYEPQSGDKNKLKMDMTSFDWDPIDQRMIQAQTQQNRIGTTAFPLSFGLQRQSSGSSFGESSISGDFYLPSLSNPEVTLGSLNDGGGELRVKAAEPEVSGGGGGESSSSKSWAQQTEESYQLQLVLALRLSSEATCADDPNLLDPIPDESASRASSFFASAEAISHRFWVNGCLSYFDKVPDGFYSIRGMDPYVWAVCCDLQESGRMPSLESLKSIDSDIVSSVEVISVDRRGDPSLRELRNRIHNMSSSSITTKEVVDHISKLVCNHLGGATSNGEDDLISIWKESSDDLIDCLGTIVLPIGSLSIGLCRHRALLFKVLADIIGIPCRIAKGCKYCTREDASSCLVRFGLDREHLIDLVEKPGCLSEPDSLVNGPSSISISSPLRFPRFRQVEPTIDFRSLAKQYFSDFQSLNLVFDDSLSAGTVDGRGHGDSKYPKHSDRSHTDRNSFSPSSSNRDLPPFPANSWIKIRDKEQLLSKPSDAHNVLSSMDTVKDSIPFQNIGLLGKRDGQQFTGLMNARISKTKEAGFVEAQVLPTISIGGFPFDTEDLNIPWSDLVIKETIGAGSFGVVHRADWNDSEVAVKILMEQDFHTERFKDFLREVAIMKRLRHPNIVLFMGAVTERPNLSIVTEYLSRGSLYKLLHKPGAREALDEKRRLSMAFDVAKGMNYLHKRNPPIVHRDLKSPNLLVDKKYTVKVCDFGLSRLKANTFLSSKSAAGTPEWMAPEVLRDEPSNEKSDVYSFGVILWELATLQQPWGHLNPAQVVAAVAFKSKRLEIPRDINPQVAAIIEACWTNEPWKRPSFSNIMESLRLLIKCPTTTQPGRAEMPLPS; translated from the exons ATGGGAATGCTTGGCAGACGATCGAATTATACCTTGGTAAGCTTAATTCCCGAAGAACCACAGTACCAGCCGCCTATATCAGCCGCAGGCGGTGGAGTAATGGTGCAGCAACCGTCTTACTATGAGCCTCAATCTGGAGATAAGAATAAACTGAAGATGGATATGACTTCATTTGATTGGGATCCTATTGATCAGAGAATGATTCAAGCGCAGACACAGCAAAATCGGATCGGAACGACGGCGTTTCCTTTGTCTTTTGGGTTGCAGAGGCAGTCTAGCGGGAGTAGCTTTGGTGAGAGCTCTATTTCTGGCGACTTTTATCTGCCTTCTCTGTCGAACCCCGAGGTGACGTTGGGTAGCTTGAATGATGGCGGCGGCGAGTTGCGGGTAAAGGCAGCGGAGCCGGAGGTAtccggtggtggtggtggagagTCGTCATCCTCGAAGAGCTGGGCGCAGCAGACGGAGGAGAGTTACCAATTGCAACTGGTTCTGGCTCTTCGTCTCTCCTCAGAAGCTACCTGCGCTGATGACCCTAATTTATTGGATCCTATTCCTGACGAATCCGCATCACGCGCTTCCTCTTTCTTCGCATCCGCTGAGGCCATTTCCCATCGGTTTTGG GTAAATGGCTGTTTATCGTACTTTGATAAAGTTCCTGATGGATTTTACTCTATTCGTGGGATGGATCCCTATGTTTGGGCAGTGTGCTGTGATCTTCAGGAAAGTGGCCGTATGCCATCTCTTGAATCACTAAAATCTATTGATTCTGACATTGTCTCTTCGGTTGAAGTGATTTCAGTTGATCGAAGAGGTGATCCCAGCTTAAGAGAGTTACGAAATCGGATTCATAACATGTCATCTAGTAGCATCACCACCAAGGAAGTTGTTGACCATATTTCAAAGCTAGTTTGCAATCATTTGGG CGGTGCTACTTCTAATGGCGAAGATGACTTAATTTCCATATGGAAAGAGAGCAGTGATGACTTAATAGATTGCTTGGGGACAATCGTGCTCCCCATTGGTAGCCTGTCTATTGGGCTATGTAGACATCGTGCGCTGCTATTCAAG GTTTTAGCTGATATTATTGGCATACCATGCCGAATtgcaaaaggatgtaagtattgtacCAGAGAAGATGCTTCGTCATGTCTCGTACGATTTGGTCTTGATAG GGAACATCTTATTGATTTGGTTGAGAAACCAGGATGCTTATCTGAGCCTGATTCCCTGGTAAATGGGCCTTCCTCTATCTCAATTTCTTCACCATTGCGCTTTCCGCGATTCAGACAGGTGGAGCCAACAATTGATTTCAGGTCACTGGCAAAGCAGTATTTCTCAGACTTCCAGTCCCTTAATCTCGTGTTTGATGATTCTTTATCAG CTGGAACTGTTGATGGTAGAGGCCACGGTGATTCCAAGTATCCCAAGCACTCGGACAGATCTCATACTGATAGAAACAGCTTTTCTCCCAGCTCAAGTAATCGTGATTTGCCACCATTTCCTGCAAATTCGTGGATTAAGATCCGCGACAAAGAACAATTGCTTTCCAAACCATCTGATGCTCATAATGTGTTGAGCTCCATGGACACTGTCAAAGACTCAATCCCTTTCCAGAACATCGGTCTATTGGGGAAGAGAGATGGTCAGCAATTTACTGGTTTGATGAATGCAAGAATAAGTAAAACTAAGGAAGCGGGGTTTGTTGAAGCACAGGTACTTCCAACAATATCTATTGGCGGCTTCCCATTTGACACTGAAGATCTGAACATTCCCTGGAGTGATCTTGTTATAAAGGAGACCATTGGGGCAG GTTCGTTTGGTGTAGTTCACCGTGCTGATTGGAATGATTCA GAAGTTGCCGTGAAAATTCTCATGGAACAAGACTTCCATACAGAGAGATTCAAGGATTTTTTACGAGAG GTGGCAATAATGAAAAGATTGCGCCATCCAAATATAGTGCTTTTTATGGGTGCTGTAACTGAGCGCCCAAACTTGTCCATAGTAACAGAATATTTATCAAG AGGTAGTTTATACAAACTTTTGCATAAACCTGGTGCAAGAGAAGCGTTGGATGAGAAACGGCGATTGAGCATGGCTTTTGATGTG GCAAAAGGGATGAATTATCTTCATAAACGCAATCCTCCCATTGTTCATCGAGACCTGAAATCTCCTAATCTTTTAGTTGACAAAAAGTATACGGTGAAG GTCTGTGATTTTGGTCTTTCAcgtctaaaagcaaatacattTCTTTCGTCGAAATCTGCTGCTGGAACT CCTGAGTGGATGGCACCTGAAGTTCTCCGTGATGAGCcatcaaatgaaaaatcagaTGTATACAGTTTTGGTGTGATCCTATGGGAGCTGGCAACGTTGCAGCAACCCTGGGGCCATTTGAATCCAGCACAG GTTGTTGCAGCTGTTGCTTTCAAGTCAAAAAGGCTTGAAATTCCACGTGATATAAATCCTCAAGTAGCAGCTATAATTGAAGCCTGCTGGACCAA TGAGCCATGGAAGCGCCCCTCTTTTTCCAATATCATGGAATCTTTGAGACTATTGATCAAGTGTCCCACAACTACACAACCTGGTCGTGCAGAAATGCCATTGCCTTCATGA
- the LOC142540165 gene encoding trihelix transcription factor PTL-like yields MEDQYGMLDLRQFISDRPLFPPPVRPHLELLPAHMSTLNPSQHYDTLMVQRGMLHEFPSDSTNSTDCVTAAGFSGFEIEAAAVQIGGGAASAASGGGGDSCTARWPRQETLTLLEIRSRLDPKFKEANQKAPLWDEVSRIMSEEHGYQRSGKKCREKFENLYKYYKKTKDGKAVRQDGKHYRFFRQLEALYGENNNSASVSETHFNGESFQYSFPNKNTLPAYHQESYPGLKLSETTSLGLSNSSDSDTDLSDDTRINVRINRNNGHDYDDDTPKKKKRMGKNSWKVKIKDFIDSKMKKLMDKQEAWMEKMLRTIEHKEQERMTREEEWRKQDAARIEREHKFWASERAWMEARDATLMNALQKLAGKECRACPHEDFTGRSENQNDNSSETRTNSAKRGDVWPESEITRLIHLRSGMEVKFRQSGIIEEVLWDEISHKMACFGHDRTGLMCRNKWDSVNNYIMNKKRKENSRICGYNYQNNESICNQTGGACSDTSEQGIDNPVSLNGNGNSPYNNYNEGNIATSDRCFRYFMGDGYVRIMD; encoded by the exons ATGGAGGATCAGTATGGGATGCTTGATTTGCGCCAGTTCATCAGCGATAGACCTTTATTTCCACCGCCGGTTCGGCCGCATCTGGAATTACTACCTGCCCACATGAGTACTTTGAACCCATCTCAACATTATGACACGCTCATGGTTCAAAGAGGGATGCTTCACGAGTTTCCTTCTGATTCTACAAACAGTACTGATTGTGTCACCGCTGCCGGGTTTAGTGGGTTTGAGATCGAGGCGGCTGCTGTACAGATTGGAGGCGGGGCAGCATCAGCAGCATCAGGAGGAGGAGGAGATAGTTGTACGGCGAGGTGGCCAAGACAAGAGACCCTTACTCTTCTTGAGATCAGATCGCGGCTTGATCCTAAGTTTAAGGAGGCAAATCAAAAGGCTCCGTTGTGGGACGAGGTTTCGAG gATAATGTCTGAAGAACATGGATATCAGAGGAGTGGCAAGAAATGCAGAGAGAAGTTCGAGAATTTGTACAAGTATTACAAAAAGACAAAAGACGGCAAAGCTGTAAGGCAAGATGGGAAGCATTACAGGTTCTTTAGGCAACTTGAAGCTCTCTATGGAGAAAATAACAACTCAGCTTCAGTGTCAGAAACCCATTTCAATGGTGAAAGTTTTCAATACAGTTTCCCAAATAAGAACACTCTTCCAGCTTATCATCAAGAATCTTATCCGGGTTTGAAGCTATCAGAAACTACTAGCCTTGGTCTCTCAAATTCTTCTGACTCTGATACAGATTTATCAGATGATACTCGTATAAATGTAAGGATTAATAGAAACAATGGTCATGATTATGATGATGATACaccaaagaagaagaagagaatgggaaagaacagttggaaggTCAAGATCAAAGATTTCATTGATTCAAAGATGAAGAAACTGATGGATAAACAAGAAGCCTGGATGGAGAAAATGTTGAGGACGATTGAGCATAAGGAGCAAGAGAGAATGACTCGAGAAGAGGAATGGAGGAAACAAGATGCAGCAAGAATAGAGAGGGAGCACAAGTTTTGGGCCAGTGAAAGAGCATGGATGGAAGCCCGTGATGCCACTTTAATGAATGCTTTACAAAAATTGGCAGGAAAAGAATGCCGGGCTTGTCCGCATGAAGATTTCACCGGCCGGAGCgaaaatcaaaacgacaatagtAGTGAAACGAGAACTAATTCTGCTAAACGCGGGGATGTTTGGCCCGAATCCGAGATCACTAGACTGATTCATTTGAGAAGTGGCATGGAAGTGAAGTTTCGGCAAAGTGGGATCATAGAGGAGGTTCTGTGGGATGAGATATCGCACAAAATGGCTTGTTTTGGTCATGATAGGACCGGTTTGATGTGCAGAAACAAGTGGGATAGCGTCAATAATTATATAATGAACAAGAAAAGGAAGGAGAATTCAAGAATCTGTGGTTATAATTATCAGAATAATGAATCTATCTGCAATCAAACAGGAGGAGCGTGCAGTGATACAAGCGAACAAGGGATTGATAATCCTGTCAGCCTAAATGGTAACGGGAACTCTCCATATAATAACTATAATGAAGGAAATATTGCGACTAGTGATAGATGCTTTAGGTACTTTATGGGGGATGGTTATGTGAGAATTATGGATTAA
- the LOC142538391 gene encoding uncharacterized protein LOC142538391 produces MGPYQPDMLEYPGFDNWKRVNQGKTCAFLAHIGSAASSPHTMCERRAENLMRLSQHIDKVMHAQSKEEKEKNRLRLSTSIVAVRWLALQGCAFRGNDKSLSSSNHGNFLELVKAFAKMNIEIDEVVLENAPKNAQYIVPEIQKEILHIMANRVRQMVREEVGDKYFCILVDEARDISKREQMAIILRFVNNHGILTERFFAIKSVSDTTTSMNLKNEISNVLVHHDLHVKKIRCQGYDGASNMRGAWNGLQALFLKDCPYAYYVHCFAHRLQLTLVSAAKDVNVIWEFFSHLDNIVNIVTSSTKRIAELHIAQRNEIEYMLSIGERDSGSGANQIGNLQRAGATRWSSHYESVKSLIGMYTATCKVFEVLSNYSPNGRVKAEVRGIYRNMASFEFVFILHLMHKIMRTTDTLCQILQRKSQDILTAITFVTTTKTCLQEFRDVGGMNFFRKLKFFVQEMKLMYLTLIVYIRLDVPVAIDFILMELNTRFNESSVELLSLSTALDPKNSFDSFNSDDICKLAKKFYPGDFTYQEIVALEYELIHYKLDVMQNLKVSILVELCQQLTESGRSSVYVMLTRLIHLVLTLPVSTATTERAFQQ; encoded by the exons ATGGGGCCTTATCAACCAGATATGTTGGAGTATCCAG GATTTGACAATTGGAAGAGGGTAAACCAAGGAAAAACATGTGCTTTTCTTGCCCATATTGGTTCTGCAGCTTCTTCACCTCATACTATGTGTGAgagaagggctgaaaatttgatgAGGCTCTCACAACATATTGATAAAGTGATGCATGCACAATCTAAagaggaaaaagagaaaaatcgtCTGCGTTTGAGCACCTCAATTGTAGCTGTTCGTTGGCTAGCACTTCAAGGTTGTGCTTTTAGAGGTAACGATAAATCTCTATCTTCATCTAATCAtggaaattttcttgaattggtGAAGGCTTTTGCAAAAATGAATATAGAAATTGATGAAGTTGTGCTTGAGAATGCTCCAAAAAATGCCCAATATATCGTTCCAGAAATTCAGAAAGAGATTTTACATATTATGGCCAATAGAGTACGACAGATGGTTcgtgaagaagttggagataaATACTTCTGTATTCTTGTTGATGAAGCCCGAGATATATCTAAACGAGAACAAATGGCCATTATATTGAGGTTTGTGAACAATCatgggattttgacagaaagATTTTTTGCCATCAAAAGTGTTAGTGACACTACTACCtcaatgaatttgaaaaatGAGATATCAAATGTTCTTGTTCATCATGATCTTCATGTTAAGAAAATCAGATGCCAAGGATATGATGGTGCTAGCAATATGCGTGGAGCGTGGAATGGACTTCAAGcattatttctcaaagattgtcCCTATGCATACTATGTCCACTGTTTTGCACATCGTTTACAACTGACATTGGTTTCTGCAGCTAAGGATGTTAATGTTATTTGGGAATTCTTTTCTCATTTGGACAATATTGTTAATATTGTCACTTCTTCTACTAAGCGCATTGCTGAATTACATATTGCACAAAGAAATGAAATTGAGTATATGTTGTCAATTGGAGAACGTGATTCTGGAAGTGGTGCAAACCAGATTGGTAATTTGCAACGAGCAGGAGCTACTCGTTGGAGTTCTCACTATGAATCGGTAAAAAGCTTGATAGGTATGTACACTGCAACTTGCAAAGTTTTTGAAGTTCTCAGTAATTATTCTCCAAATGGAAGAGTTAAGGCTGAAGTTCGGGGGATTTACAGAAACATGGCAAGCtttgaatttgtgtttattttgcacttaatgcataaaattatgagaacaaCAGATACTCTTTGTCaaattcttcaaagaaaatctcaaGACATTTTGACTGCTATCACATTTGTCACTACTACCAAAACTTGCCTTCAAGAATTTAGAGATGTGGGTGGAATGAATTTCTTCAGGAAGTTAAAGTTTTTTGttcaagaaatgaaattgaTGTACCTGACCTTGATTGTCTATATAAGATTGGACGTTCCTGTCG CAATAGATTTCATTTTGATGGAGTTAAATACTCGGTTCAATGAGTCATCGGTGGAACTTCTTTCTCTTAGTACAGCTTTAGATCCTAAAAATTCATTTGACTCATTTAACAGTGATGATATTTGCAAGCTTGCGAAGAAGTTTTATCCTGGAGATTTCACATATCAAGAAATTGTTGCTTTGGAGTATGAATTGATACATTATAAACTTGATGTGATGCAGAATTTAAAGGTTTCTATACTTGTTGAGTTGTGTCAGCAATTGACCGAGAGTGGACGGTCAAGTGTTTATGTTATGTTGACTAGATTGAttcatcttgttttgacattacCTGTGTCTACTGCCACTACTGAGCGGGCTTTTCAGCAATGA